Part of the Pyrobaculum calidifontis JCM 11548 genome, GGGCCTCGACCCAGACCAAGCCCTTAACAACATATTCTACGCCAGGGCGTACAGCGCCGATCACCAAATGGTGCTAGTGGAGCAGGCCAAGTCGCTGATTAGACAACACAACGTGGCCCTCCTAGTGGTAGACTCAGTAATCGCCCACTTCCGCGCCGAGTTCCCCGGCAGGGAGAACCTCGCAGAGCGCCAGCAGAAGTTGAATAAGCACATCGCCGACCTCCTCAGGCTGGCCGACGCCTACGACGTAGCCGTCGTTGTCACAAACCAAGTGATGGCCCAGCCAGACGTCTTCTTCGGCAACCCGCTGAGGCCAGCGGGCGGGAACATCCTCGCCCACGGCGCCACCTACAGGCTGTGGCTCCGCAAGTCCAAGGAGAACATCCGCATTGCCAAGATATTCGACTCGCCCTACCACCCAGAGGGAGAGGTTTCGTTCCGCATTACCGAGGAGGGCCTCGTCGACTAGAGGAGCAACAGCCAGTTATACAAGGGGAGGAATTTGAAATTTGTCAATGCGAAGTCCCAGAACTGGCGATATAGTTGGTAGACCGGGTGCTCCGCCAGCCTATTGACGATTTGCAACGCTTCAGAGAGGCGACCTGCCAGCGCTAGGCTTATTGACACGTCGTTGGCAAACGTGCGCACTATGGTATACGCCACTGTGTCTCCCTCTATTACTCCAGGGCTGGCACGCGCCATGAGAAGTTCGAAGTCGACCTTTGCCACCATGGAGTCCACTAGTCTGAGTAATAGGGCTAGGGAGAGCTCCGCCGCAAGCTCGTCTTGTCTTACGTCGGGCGGTATCGCCCATATCTCAATTAGCTGGGGGTCGACAACTGCGTGCGAGAGGGCGACCTCCCTCAGAACTGCGTACTTGTCCAAGGGCAGAGATATGTCTAGCCTGCTCAAGTCCCCTACCTCTAGCCGTGTTCTCTCTGCTCCCACCACTACCACGTCGATGGGGGGTGGGCCGTAGGCGTTGAGCAACTCCGAGATGAGGCGGCGTGTTTCTTCGTCGACTTCTTTCAACCATATCATGTCCACGGCTTGTCTTCGGCCAAAGTATAAAAATGGAAACACAGAGAGATGTATGCCTAAGTTCGACGTCATTTTAACCGCAGACCGCTCCATGATGTCTAACTACCACCGTAAGGAGTTTCTCGGCTTTGGGACCACTGGGCCTATCTTCGTGGAGTTGCCGTTTGGGCTATCTGAGAAGTTCCACTCTTTCCTCTTTGCGCCTAAGCTCAAGGTAGACAAATGGGGGAGGCCGCTTGAGGCGCCCTACGGCATGCGCAAGATTGAGGCCAAGCTGCTGGACGCGGGCATCAACGCCGCCGTGATAGACCCAGACCACGTCCACAAGTACATACACGAGGCCAAAGTGCTCATGTTAAGCCACCACGACTACTTTGGCCTAAACCCGCCCAGTAGCACGTGGGGGGTCATAGTGGGCAAGGAGCCCATGAACGCGTTATTCTTCAAGAGGTTCATGGAGAGACTGGCCCCCCATATAGCTAAAGCGAAGGCGTCCAACGGGCTCAAGGTAATAGTGGGGGGCCCAGCCGCGTGGCAGTGGCTCTACTTCCCAGAACTAGTGGAGCGCTGGGGCATAGACACGATCTTCGACGGCGAGGGGGAAAAGCTCGTAGTTGAACTTGTGAAAAACGCCCTCGAGGGGAAGCCGTTGCCTAGATATGTCTATGTGGGCGTCTCCGAGGCTCCCGACGTCTCAGAGATCTCCGAGATAAAGTACCCCAGCATAAACGGCTTAGTAGAAATTGGGAGAGGCTGCCCAAGGGGATGCGCCTTTTGCTCTGTGACGCTGAGGGCAATGAGGTGGTACCCCCTCGAGAAAATAGAGAAGGAGCTGAGGATAAACGCCGAGGCCGGCGTAGTGGACGGCATATTGCACTCAGACGAGGTCCCCCTCTACGGCTCCTCCGGCGTTGAGCCCAGGCCCGACAAGCTGATCGAGCTCCACAAGCTTGCCAAGAGGTACTACAGAAAGGTGGGGTGGAGCCACTCGACGTTCGTCGCAATTTACCACGGGGAGAAGAAGATGGGGAAGCTTTTCACAAAGCTCTCAGAGATCATCCTGGACGAACATCAGGACTGGTGGGGAGCGCAGATAGGACTGGAGACTGGCTCAATAAGGCTGGCGCGGCGGATAATGCCCGGCAAAGCTGCCCCGTACAAGATTGAGCAATGGCACGAGATTGTAGTCGAGGCCGCCGCAATTATGCACGAGATAAGACTTATACCGGCGATTACACTAATCGTGGGTCTGCCGGAGGAGGAGCCGGAGGACGTGCTAGAGACAATAGAGCTAGTGGA contains:
- a CDS encoding B12-binding domain-containing radical SAM protein → MPKFDVILTADRSMMSNYHRKEFLGFGTTGPIFVELPFGLSEKFHSFLFAPKLKVDKWGRPLEAPYGMRKIEAKLLDAGINAAVIDPDHVHKYIHEAKVLMLSHHDYFGLNPPSSTWGVIVGKEPMNALFFKRFMERLAPHIAKAKASNGLKVIVGGPAAWQWLYFPELVERWGIDTIFDGEGEKLVVELVKNALEGKPLPRYVYVGVSEAPDVSEISEIKYPSINGLVEIGRGCPRGCAFCSVTLRAMRWYPLEKIEKELRINAEAGVVDGILHSDEVPLYGSSGVEPRPDKLIELHKLAKRYYRKVGWSHSTFVAIYHGEKKMGKLFTKLSEIILDEHQDWWGAQIGLETGSIRLARRIMPGKAAPYKIEQWHEIVVEAAAIMHEIRLIPAITLIVGLPEEEPEDVLETIELVEKLRPYRSLIVPLFYVPMSHVRSDKTGWLDKLSLYPEHIDLLKAVARHSIFWARDIVNKYYFKGPQYFLLRRLVNFFISYVDKRIAELEDYVERYKAELRERRERERRGVLVFTQ